The Sesamum indicum cultivar Zhongzhi No. 13 linkage group LG6, S_indicum_v1.0, whole genome shotgun sequence genomic interval ACGAATGAGTAGGACACATTGATGCCATCCTTCCTCGAATGAAGGTCCACTGTGAGGGACAAAAATTGAACCCTCGGATACTACCCTTCACTACCTCATTATAAATGGTACCAATGAAGACAGCCTCCGTCTCCTTAGTCCAGATGGCTCTTCATTGCGTTGGGAGGATGGAAATGTATGAAGCGCTTAGTGCAGATTTGGCCATCTATTGTGTAAGGATATACAAATTAAAGAGGTATCACTAAATTTCCGCTAAAGGATTTGAAGATAACAGCAGCACTAAACATATCCAATAAACATATTCAAGTTATAACGAAAATGAGTCAAAAAATAACAGATCAACATAGCAACTCTTGTTTCACATGCTCGTTCGGTGTATTTCTCTAGAATTGTGAAACAGAGAAGTATTCATGAGACAGATGCTTACTAATATGCACTATTATGAAGCTCGCCCAATAACTATACTACATGTATTTGAACGTTGTGAAGTAAACAAGAAGTACCTAATCAAATTTGATACACATGAAACTCAAAGTTTTCCAGAATATAACTTAACTTGAGAAATGGTAGTGGCACTGTAGAAATGGGATGAAAAATCTCTCCAGATCTGCTACAGTGGAAGGAATAGGTTTCTCCACTTTTTCTCAGAGGAGGGAAAAATTCTCTCTTCCAAACAGAAGTATCTCTCATCTGAGTGACATGAGATGGGTCAAAGCCCCACAAGCAAGCACACTAACTTTTCTCCGCCAAACTTTCCGAATTCTCTCAACTTCTCCACATTACATGCAAAGAAATGAAGGGACATTTATAGGCACCACAAAGCAGCCACTTGCTCAGTGTTCAAATTCAACCATGCTTACTAAATACCTGAGTGGCATAACCACCAACTCTGCTAATAAATAAGACTTCAGACATTGGGAAAGGATGTCGGATGGTTATAGACACCGCATCAGATACGAGAGGAGACAAAAACTGTAGTCCTAGATATTTTGGGCACTGGTTTGAGGGTTTAGGATTTAACTGTTCATGGAAATGTAAATGCCACAACTATCAACATGACTTTGTAGTGTGCACTCGGAATTCTTCTTAAGAGGTTCAATTGAGTATATACAGTATTTGTTTTCAGAGCCTCATCAGAATAATTTCCCtcacaaataaacaaataaaacataatatgagtataaacacaaaataatgaatttaagaTGTTGCCTTACCAGATCAAGCTCGAAGGATGTTACAGATTGCAGCACTAATGCTTTTACAATCAAGCTCCATTGTCTTCATCCAGTTCTCAAAATCTCCAATTTCCTGTCGATAGATATGCATAAAGCTCTCTGAATAATGGAGTATCCTgtgttaaatttaatgaaaatcttgaaagaaCACATGCTTAATTTGTAGTTCTGATTCTTATGAAATCCCAACATACCACTACCATAGAGATGCAGGGGTGTGAGCGTTGATTTCTTTTCTCAAAGATAAGAAGACACTGTTATACTTGAATAAATAGTAGAAAGTATTTGATTTTCCACCATAgttgtttgattaattatgCCCATTTACATAGTGAGTACTCTAGATAAGGCATATGAGATTGCACTGAACTGAGAATGGTATTATAAAGATATTAACCATTGGTTTCAAGGAATTATTCATTGATTTGAAAGAGGCGAGCCAACAAATAATTGCCTCAGAAAAAATATCTGTATATATTTAGCCTCATTTTTCGCTCCCAGAGCGACATGCAGGTATAAAGCCCAGTCCTAAGAAGAGGGTGAGATATGATGTATAACCATGTAACCGTTACACAACCTTTGTACTTTTTAATTGTAGCACTCTCATTCTCACATGACAGTGATATCACTCTGCcttttcaaactttttccACAAACCTTAATTGTACTTCCTAAACTAACTCGGAAGTATGAAATAAGTATATCTTTTACTTCTCACATGCCATTTATGGATGGACGTATAtcgataaaaataattctcaACCTGGCAAAAGTACTACACAAACACACAAGATACATATAAAAGCCACTTAGATGAGATATTTTTCATCAAGTCAAAGATCTAACAACATCACGTATTTACAACATGGCCAATTAATGTTTCATAATGGTAATCAGTTGCCAAGGCCCagattataaatacaaaaaacaaaattcagaGGACAGTTTTCAGAAACCAACATATTGAATCCAAGAGCAGCAAAATGGCCTGAAGTTGACTCAATAGTTAAAAAACAGCTACGGACTCAGAGACTTGCGACATGAAAACCATTTCTTTTATCTCTATTTATGATTGCACGGTTCATAACCAAGGGACACATTGTATGAATTACTCCACATCTACACACTATTTAGTAATCAATTCAGTTGCTAACCTTCACAGCATTATTGATAGCATGAGAAGCCGTGAGCCACTGATCAGTTTGCTTCGAGAATCGCATAATAGTAGCTGCCAATGCTCTAATTTCCATTTCTATTCGCTTCTCATTTATAAAGACCTCTTGAACACCCCCATTAACTGCATTTACCAACAGATCTGATACATGCATTGCCTTCCCAATAGCTTCTTTCTTGGCTTTCTCTAATCTCATAAGTAATATTACCCAAAAGAAagcgaaaattaaaaacaaaagaaaagagaagacaaAAGCAAACCACAGATTGAGTTCGATAATACACTATATTTTGCAAACAACAACATGTCATCAAATTAGGCATACATTCCATATAAGTATTACTGACCAGTGTTTTCACGAAGCTCAACAGAGGCATGATTGTGATCATTGATCATTTGAAGCAGTGAAGCTTCGAGACTTCCCACCTCCACCTGATACGATCTCTCCATTTCCAAAGCTGCATATGcagcaaaatacaaaatttaaagaatataaaaaagcataaaacaaATTCAGTTCTTATGCCTAATTATGCTTCATTTTACAAGGATCAGAAATGAATTCCAAGAGTTCCAattctaaatttgaaattggGTGATAATCTTATCCAATAAACTAGAAAgtttaaattgaaagaagatTTTACGCAAAGAGAAATCTATCCATCAGCCAAGGTTATCTCAATGTAAACCCATGGATTACTATTCAATTTATACATAGTCTTCATTCATCTAATTACACAGTAACACATACCTCTGATTTACGGCGACGGCGGCAATAACCAGaccaaagagagagagagcaacaCGGAGAGGGTGCACGATGGCGGGAATAAACAGAgcgagcgagagagagagagagagacttggctggtgagagaagagagaatcAGAGAGTAGGGGTGAGGTGAAGGCTGAA includes:
- the LOC105163913 gene encoding biogenesis of lysosome-related organelles complex 1 subunit 1 isoform X2, which translates into the protein MERSYQVEVGSLEASLLQMINDHNHASVELRENTVNGGVQEVFINEKRIEMEIRALAATIMRFSKQTDQWLTASHAINNAVKEIGDFENWMKTMELDCKSISAAICNILRA
- the LOC105163913 gene encoding biogenesis of lysosome-related organelles complex 1 subunit 1 isoform X1 → MERSYQVEVGSLEASLLQMINDHNHASVELRENTEKAKKEAIGKAMHVSDLLVNAVNGGVQEVFINEKRIEMEIRALAATIMRFSKQTDQWLTASHAINNAVKEIGDFENWMKTMELDCKSISAAICNILRA